Proteins from one Malania oleifera isolate guangnan ecotype guangnan chromosome 4, ASM2987363v1, whole genome shotgun sequence genomic window:
- the LOC131152779 gene encoding lactoylglutathione lyase GLX1-like has product MAGSTPAVPSNDLLEWAQKDKHRFLHAVYRVGDLDRTIKYYTECFGMKLLRKRDIPEEKYSNAFLGFGQEDSHFVLELTYNYGVDSYDIGTGFGHFAIASQDVYKMVEEIRAKGGNITREAGPVKGGTGVIAFVTDPDGYRFELVQRGSTSDPLCLVMLRVGDLDRSIKFYEKALGMKPLSKTDRPEYKYTVAMMGYGDEHETTVLGLTYNYGVTEYTKGNAYAQVAISTDDVYKSAEFVNLVTQELGGKITRQPGPIPGINTKITSFLDPDGWKTVLVDNEDFLKELRKE; this is encoded by the exons ATGGCTGGGTCTACACCTGCTGTTCCAAGCAATGATTTGTTGGAATGGGCTCAAAAAGACAAGCACCGATTTCTACATGCTGTGTATCGTGTTGGTGATCTTGATCGTACAATTAA GTACTACACTGAGTGCTTTGGGATGAAGCTGTTAAGGAAAAGGGACATCCCAGAAGAGAAATACTCAAATGCCTTTCTTGGTTTTGGCCAAGAAGATTCTCATTTTGTTCTTGAGTTAACATACA ATTATGGCGTGGATAGTTATGACATTGGAACAGGCTTTGGACATTTTGCAATTGCAAGTCAAGAT GTTTACAAAATGGTTGAAGAAATACGGGCCAAGGGTGGTAATATCACTCGGGAGGCTGGCCCAGTTAAAGGTGGAACAGGTGTCATTGCCTTTGTCACAGATCCTGATGGCTACAGGTTTGAGCTGGTCCAAAGAGGTTCAACTTCTGACCCACTTTGTCTAGTCATGCTGCGGGTGGGTGATCTGGATCGCTCTATCAAGTTTTATGAAAAG gcattggggatgaagccgTTAAGCAAGACTGATAGGCCTGAATACAAG TACACTGTAGCTATGATGGGGTATGGAGACGAACATGAGACAACTGTTCTGGGGTTGACTTATAACTATGGTGTGACTGAATACACGAAAGGAAATGCATATGCGCAG GTTGCTATTAGTACTGATGATGTGTATAAAAGTGCTGAGTTTGTGAACCTGGTTACACAAGAGCTTGGTGGAAAGATTACTCGACAACCAGGACCTATTCCTGGAATCAACACCAAGATCACCTCTTTTCTGGATCCGGATGGCTGGAAAACG GTCCTGGTCGACAATGAAGATTTTCTGAAGGAACTACGGAAGGAATAG
- the LOC131153662 gene encoding ARF guanine-nucleotide exchange factor GNL2-like — translation MENPKHYENQAAAEEEGRGQKEEEEKERERTQEDPSACPEKKKDSAKLKRKKLGLSCILNTEVGAVLAVLRRIPELNSSYMYPSDDYTDPEIIHSLKSLRALIFNPHQEWRMIDPSVYFSPFLEVIQGDNVQSSATAVALSALHKIFKLDIFDEKTPGAKEAVNSVVAGILNCRLEKCQPTTRDEILMRIIQLLNGLMHSRASTLLSDHSVCTIVTTYFQVVQRTAGRGNLLQREARYAMHELIQTIFSRLPEMEVKDEENSESDTEDVDVGSNLGSGYGVRCVVDIFHFLCSLLNVIVETDGSMAPTDEEDIQVFAMVLINSVIELSGDGIAKHPALLRMIQDDLFHHLIHYGTSSSPLILSMICSIVLNVYHSLRRYIRLQLEAFFTFVLFRIAVPGSLVQIQEIAVEGIITFCRQPTFAIETYINYDCDPMCHNLFKEIGKLLCKYAFPTGIPLTSLQIQAFEGLVATIHNIADDVEKEEKSSSFGPYPVDITEYRPIWEEKSKEDSDLGTWVDFVRTRKAQKKKMMIAGNHFNLDEKKGLEYLKISHLVSDPADPKVLAFFFRYTPRLDKKMIGDYLGDPAEFNIQVLKEFTGTFDFSGMILDIALRNFLETFRLPGESQKIQRILEAFSERFYDQQPTELFASKDAMFIFCYSLIMLNTDQHNPQVKKKMTEEDFIRNNRAINGGKDLPREYLSELFQSISNNAITLFTQSGLPTEMNPKRWIELINRSKVMHPFIMCDFDHLLGRDMFASIAGPSVATLSAVFEHADDEEILHECIEGLFSVARIAKYGLEDILDEVVSLLCKFTTLLNPYAAAEEILYVFSNDMKPRMATLAVFTIANNFESSIRGGWRSIVDCLLKLKRLKLLPQSVVEPNTTTTSSSDLHTHTRSESGIIFPNHDPKFGGKRQSSGMIGQFSHFLSMESMEDSLTLGGNEFEQNLKIIQQCQIGNIFAKSCNLPDETLQNLGRSLIFAAAGKGQKFSTPIEEEETVGFCWDLITAITLANTHRFSTFWPSYHDYLLAVAQFPLFSPVPFAEKAIVGFFKVCVKLLSLNQPNKFSEELIFKSINLMWKLEKEILDTCYEFITQSVSKILTEHPKNLQSQLGWKSTLHLLSITGRHTETYDQAVETLIKLMSDGTYVSRANYPYYIDCAFGFVALKNSPLEKNMKILDLMSDTVNLLIQWSKCGFSDPGSSTSNVSSSSTEDSSRGFGLYNLIVNLFVKLGEALRKTSLARREEIRNHAILALQRSFTLAEELCFTSTNCINCFNLVIFAMVDDLHEKMLEYSRRENSEREMRSMEGTLKIAMELLTDVFLQFLRPISGSPGFRTFWLGVLRRMDTCMKADLGEYGGSKLPELVPDWLRKMITTMKEKEILTQIEGEDLWEITNIQIQWIAPSLKEELFPEEI, via the exons ATGGAGAACCCCAAACATTACGAAAACCaagcagcagcagaagaagaaggaagaggacAAAAGGAGGAAGAGGAAAAGGAACGGGAACGCACTCAAGAGGATCCTTCAGCATGCCCAGAGAAGAAGAAAGATTCCGCCAAACTCAAGAGGAAGAAGTTGGGACTCTCCTGCATACTCAACACAGAAGTTGGGGCTGTTCTAGCTGTGCTCCGGCGCATACCCGAATTGAACTCTTCCTATATGTATCCCTCAGACGATTACACCGACCCCGAAATCATACATTCTCTCAAATCCTTACGTGCCCTCATCTTCAACCCCCATCAAGAATGGCGAATGATCGATCCCTCAGTTTATTTCTCCCCTTTCCTAGAAGTAATTCAGGGCGACAATGTTCAGTCCAGTGCGACGGCGGTCGCTCTCTCGGCTCTCCATAAAATCTTCAAGCTCGATATATTTGATGAGAAGACTCCAGGAGCCAAGGAGGCCGTCAATTCGGTGGTGGCGGGGATTTTGAACTGCCGCCTTGAAAAATGTCAGCCGACTACGAGAGATGAAATTTTGATGAGGATCATACAACTGTTGAATGGACTGATGCATTCCCGCGCTTCAACTCTGCTTAGCGACCACTCGGTTTGCACCATTGTTACTACCTACTTTCAGGTCGTGCAGCGCACGGCGGGCAGAGGAAATTTACTCCAGAGAGAAGCAAGGTACGCGATGCACGAACTAATTCAAACCATATTTTCTCGGCTACCAGAGATGGAGGTTAAGGATGAGGAGAATTCGGAATCTGACACTGAAGATGTTGACGTTGGAAGCAATTTGGGTTCTGGGTATGGAGTTCGTTGCGTAGTTGATATCTTTCACTTCTTGTGCTCTTTGCTTAATGTAATAGTGGAGACAGACGGGTCGATGGCACCTACTGACGAAGAAGATATTCAGGTATTTGCCATGGTTTTGATTAATTCTGTGATAGAGTTGAGCGGAGATGGGATCGCAAAGCATCCAGCCCTCTTGAGGATGATCCAAGATGATCTATTTCACCATTTAATCCACTACGGAACAAGTTCGAGCCCTCTCATTCTGTCCATGATTTGCAGTATTGTTTTAAATGTCTATCACTCTCTTCGCAG GTACATCCGTCTTCAATTGGAAGCTTTCTTTACATTCGTGTTGTTTAGAATCGCGGTCCCGGGAAGCTTGGTCCAAATCCAAGAAATTGCAGTTGAAGGAATTATAACTTTTTGTAGGCAGCCAACATTTGCAATTGAGACCTACATAAACTATGACTGTGATCCAATGTGCCATAATTTGTTTAAAGAGATTGGAAAGTTGCTTTGCAAGTATGCATTTCCAACAGGCATTCCTTTGACCAGTTTACAGATCCAAGCCTTTGAAGGCCTGGTGGCCACCATTCACAATATTGCTGATGATGTTGAGAAGGAAGAAAAATCAAGCTCTTTTGGACCATACCCAGTTGACATTACCGAGTATAGACCTATCTGGGAAGAGAAATCCAAAGAAGACAGTGATTTAGGGACTTGGGTGGATTTTGTACGCACAAGGAAGGCGcagaagaagaaaatgatgattgcTGGGAACCATTTCAATCTAGATGAGAAAAAAGGTTTGGAGTACCTAAAGATTTCTCATTTGGTCTCCGATCCTGCTGATCCAAAAGTCCTTGCCTTTTTCTTTCGCTACACTCCCAGGCTGGACAAGAAAATGATTGGGGATTATCTCGGTGATCCTGCTGAGTTTAACATTCAAGTTCTTAAAGAATTTACAGGAACTTTTGATTTCTCCGGAATGATTCTCGACATTGCTCTTCGAAATTTTCTGGAGACATTTCGATTGCCAGGAGAGTCCCAAAAGATACAGAGGATTTTGGAAGCTTTCTCGGAGAGATTTTATGATCAACAACCCACTGAACTTTTTGCAAGCAAAGATGCAATGTTCATTTTTTGTTACTCCCTTATTATGCTCAATACTGATCAACACAATCCGCAAGTCAAGAAAAAGATGACGGAAGAAGATTTCATCAGAAATAATAGAGCAATTAATGGGGGGAAGGATCTTCCCAGAGAGTACCTCTCTGAACTCTTTCAGTCCATCTCAAACAATGCAATTACACTCTTTACCCAATCTGGTTTGCCTACAGAAATGAATCCAAAAAGATGGATTGAGCTTATCAATCGATCCAAAGTCATGCACCCTTTTATCATGTGTGATTTCGATCATCTGTTGGGGAGAGATATGTTTGCTTCCATTGCCGGTCCTTCAGTTGCAACTCTTTCTGCAGTCTTCGAGCATGCTGATGATGAGGAAATCCTTCATGAGTGTATAGAAGGTTTGTTCTCGGTGGCTCGTATTGCCAAGTATGGACTAGAAGACATTCTTGACGAGGTCGTTTCCTTACTCTGCAAGTTCACCACACTTTTGAACCCTTATGCCGCTGCAGAAGAGATTCTCTATGTCTTCAGCAATGATATGAAGCCTAGAATGGCGACCCTTGCAGTTTTTACCATTGCAAACAATTTCGAAAGCTCAATCCGAGGGGGTTGGAGGAGCATTGTGGATTGCCTTCTGAAACTCAAGAGGCTAAAGTTGCTTCCTCAGTCTGTTGTTGAGCCCAACACAACGACAACCTCATCATCTGAcctccacacacacacaagatcTGAATCGGGCATAATTTTCCCGAATCATGACCCTAAATTTGGCGGTAAGCGCCAATCTTCCGGCATGATTGGGCAGTTTTCACACTTCCTCTCAATGGAAAGCATGGAAGACTCTTTAACCCTTGGAGGCAATGAGTTTGAGCAAAATCTCAAAATCATCCAACAATGCCAAATTGGGAACATCTTTGCCAAGAGCTGCAACTTACCTGATGAGACATTGCAGAATCTTGGCCGCTCTCTGATATTCGCGGCTGCTGGGAAAGGACAAAAATTCAGCACGCCaattgaagaagaagaaactGTTGGGTTTTGCTGGGATTTGATAACAGCCATTACTTTAGCCAACACTCATCGATTCTCGACATTTTGGCCTTCTTATCATGATTATTTGCTTGCAGTTGCCCAGTTTCCTCTGTTTTCCCCTGTCCCATTCGCAGAAAAGGCCATTGTGGGATTCTTCAAGGTTTGTGTCAAGCTTCTCTCTTTGAACCAGCCCAACAAATTCTCAGAGGAGCTCATCTTCAAGTCCATAAATCTAATGTGGAAGCTCGAAAAAGAAATTCTCGATACATGTTACGAGTTCATCACGCAATCAGTGAGCAAGATTTTAACTGAGCATCCCAAAAATCTGCAAAGCCAACTCGGATGGAAGTCGACCCTCCATCTGTTATCAATCACTGGTCGGCACACGGAAACATACGATCAAGCAGTTGAGACCTTGATCAAGTTGATGTCTGATGGGACCTATGTTTCACGAGCAAATTATCCCTATTACATTGATTGTGCTTTTGGCTTCGTTGCGCTCAAGAACAGTCCGCTGGAGAAGAACATGAAGATCCTAGACCTGATGTCAGACACTGTCAATTTGTTGATTCAATGGTCCAAATGTGGGTTCTCGGATCCAGGAAGCAGCACGAGTAACGTGAGCAGCTCCTCCACGGAGGACAGTTCAAGAGGTTTTGGCCTTTATAATCTTATCGTGAATTTGTTCGTGAAGTTAGGAGAAGCACTCAGAAAGACCAGCTTAGCCAGGCGAGAAGAAATAAGAAACCATGCAATCTTAGCTCTTCAGAGAAGCTTCACGCTAGCTGAGGAGCTATGTTTCACATCAACCAACTGCATCAACTGCTTTAACCTTGTCATTTTTGCAATGGTTGATGATCTACATGAGAAGATGTTGGAGTATTCAAGAAGGGAAAATTCAGAGAGGGAGATGAGAAGCATGGAAGGGACTCTGAAGATTGCCATGGAGCTCCTCACAGATGTGTTCTTGCAGTTCTTGAGACCTATATCGGGGAGTCCCGGATTTCGGACGTTCTGGTTGGGGGTGTTGAGAAGAATGGATACGTGCATGAAGGCTGATCTGGGTGAATATGGTGGCTCCAAATTGCCGGAATTAGTCCCAGACTGGCTGAGGAAGATGATCACAACAATGAAGGAAAAGGAGATTTTAACGCAGATAGAAGGCGAGGATCTATGGGAAATTACCAACATTCAAATACAGTGGATAGCTCCTTCACTCAAAGAAGAGCTTTTCCCTGAAGAAATATAG